From the genome of Scytonema hofmannii PCC 7110, one region includes:
- a CDS encoding response regulator, with protein MTKIRVALIEDHDLTRVGIRTALLQKEEIEVVGEASNATDGLKMLKTLQPDIAIVDIGLPDKDGIELTKDLKSTGGNESATKVLILTLRDNKEAVLAAFAAGADSYCMKDIKFDNLLEAVRVTYNGNAWIDPAIARIVLQQARQNPPSSEVSLASAKLAATGSESVEGKTEENIDSYTLTERELEVLQLIVEGCSNAVIAERLYITVGTVKTHVRNILNKLCADDRTQAAVRALRSGLVG; from the coding sequence ATGACTAAAATTCGTGTTGCTTTGATTGAGGATCACGATCTAACTCGTGTAGGTATTCGGACAGCTCTCTTGCAAAAAGAAGAGATTGAGGTTGTAGGAGAAGCTAGCAATGCTACTGACGGATTGAAAATGTTAAAAACGCTACAACCTGATATAGCTATTGTTGATATAGGTTTACCAGATAAAGATGGAATTGAGCTAACAAAAGATCTGAAATCGACAGGTGGGAATGAGTCAGCCACAAAAGTACTGATTTTAACTTTGCGGGATAACAAAGAAGCTGTGTTGGCAGCTTTTGCTGCAGGGGCTGATTCTTACTGCATGAAGGATATTAAGTTTGATAATTTGCTGGAAGCTGTACGCGTAACTTACAATGGCAACGCTTGGATCGATCCGGCGATCGCTCGTATTGTACTGCAACAAGCACGGCAAAATCCCCCCAGTTCTGAAGTATCGTTAGCTAGTGCCAAGCTGGCTGCGACTGGTTCAGAATCTGTTGAGGGAAAAACGGAGGAAAATATCGATTCCTATACTTTAACGGAAAGGGAGTTGGAAGTCTTGCAGTTGATTGTGGAAGGCTGTAGCAACGCGGTGATTGCGGAAAGGCTCTACATTACGGTTGGAACTGTGAAAACTCATGTCCGAAATATATTGAACAAGCTATGTGCTGATGACCGAACTCAAGCAGCCGTTCGGGCTTTGCGTTCTGGGTTGGTAGGATAA
- a CDS encoding hybrid sensor histidine kinase/response regulator produces MSLSNIENGIILIVDDNPTNLGVLFDFLADSGFQVLVAQDGEDAIEQVEYALPDLILLDILMPGMDGFETCQHLKAKESTKDIPVIFMTALSETVDKVRGLNLGAVDYITKPLQHEEVLARVKIHLSIRNLTKRLQEQNVHLAQEIQERTKAENALLKLTSELEERVTERTAALGQSNQLLQEEIQERICTEQALQESEARYREQANQLEVAFRQLQETQSQLVHSEKMSSLGQLVAGVAHEINNPVNFIYGNLTHAYQYTQDLLELLNLYAKYTPSPVPEIQKLTEAIDLEFLSEDLPKLLSSMKVGADRIREIIQSLRIFSRVDEAQMKPVDIHAGLDSTLLILHNRFKASSNQLGIQLVKDYGNLPLVECYAGQLNQVFMNLLANAIDALEEYDKQRSPQEIYFCRSTIRIRTEVTDNEFVTIWIGDTGPGMTEEVRDRLFDPFFTTKPLGRGTGLGLSISHQIVVSKHGGEIVCFSAPGQGTEFMIKIPTRSAPSKTGCHNTQMQELKAMIV; encoded by the coding sequence ATGAGTCTTTCAAACATTGAAAATGGCATTATCTTAATTGTTGATGACAACCCTACAAATTTAGGAGTGTTATTCGATTTCTTGGCTGATTCTGGCTTTCAAGTGTTAGTGGCACAGGATGGCGAGGATGCAATTGAGCAGGTTGAATATGCTCTTCCCGATCTCATTTTGTTAGATATACTCATGCCCGGAATGGACGGCTTTGAAACTTGCCAGCACTTGAAAGCAAAAGAATCAACTAAAGACATCCCCGTAATTTTTATGACGGCGCTTTCTGAGACAGTAGATAAGGTCAGAGGGTTGAATCTTGGGGCGGTGGATTACATCACTAAGCCGCTTCAGCATGAAGAGGTTTTAGCCCGTGTCAAAATCCATTTAAGCATACGAAATCTAACTAAGAGACTGCAAGAACAAAATGTACATCTGGCGCAGGAAATTCAAGAGCGAACTAAGGCAGAGAATGCACTCTTAAAACTGACATCTGAGTTAGAAGAACGGGTGACAGAAAGGACTGCTGCTCTTGGGCAATCTAATCAGCTGCTGCAAGAGGAAATCCAAGAGCGCATTTGTACAGAGCAAGCATTGCAAGAATCAGAAGCACGCTATCGAGAACAAGCCAATCAGCTTGAAGTTGCCTTTCGTCAACTTCAAGAAACTCAAAGCCAACTGGTTCATAGTGAAAAAATGTCCAGTCTGGGGCAATTGGTGGCGGGTGTTGCTCATGAAATTAACAATCCCGTCAACTTCATCTATGGGAATCTGACTCATGCTTATCAATATACCCAAGACTTGCTCGAACTCTTAAACCTCTATGCCAAGTACACTCCCTCACCAGTACCTGAAATTCAGAAGCTGACTGAGGCGATAGATTTAGAATTTCTGAGTGAAGATCTGCCCAAATTGCTGAGTTCGATGAAGGTTGGGGCTGACCGCATCCGCGAAATTATTCAGTCATTAAGGATTTTTTCCCGCGTGGATGAAGCCCAAATGAAGCCAGTGGATATTCACGCTGGGCTAGATAGCACGCTGCTAATTTTGCACAATCGGTTCAAAGCCAGTTCTAACCAGCTAGGCATTCAACTCGTCAAAGACTATGGCAACCTACCGCTTGTGGAGTGCTATGCGGGACAACTCAACCAAGTGTTTATGAATCTACTGGCGAATGCAATTGATGCTTTGGAGGAGTACGACAAACAGCGATCGCCCCAAGAAATTTACTTTTGTCGCAGCACGATTCGGATTCGCACCGAAGTCACTGACAATGAGTTTGTGACTATTTGGATTGGCGATACTGGTCCCGGTATGACTGAGGAAGTACGCGATCGCCTATTTGACCCCTTCTTTACGACAAAACCCTTAGGTAGAGGGACGGGTTTAGGCTTGTCGATCAGCCACCAAATTGTTGTCTCCAAACATGGTGGTGAGATCGTGTGTTTTTCAGCACCTGGGCAGGGAACAGAGTTTATGATTAAAATTCCGACGCGATCGGCACCTTCTAAAACTGGCTGCCATAACACGCAGATGCAGGAGTTAAAAGCAATGATAGTTTGA
- a CDS encoding hybrid sensor histidine kinase/response regulator, which produces MISALPGYNFIEALHEGVNTVIYRAFKQSDQTLVIVKALKAEYPSLEELTRLRHEYKILKLLLDIEGIVEPIALENHYNGLALILADFGAESLKKYISDCQLSLTEFLTIAIQLASALTQLHQAKIIHKDIKPHNIVINPETGQVKIIDFSIASRLEKENQSISNPNLLEGSLAYMSPEQTGRMNRSIDYRTDFYSLGVTFYQMLTGSLPFNATDPLEFVHCHIAKTPIPPQELNPKIPPAVSDIVMKLLAKTAEDRYQSSLGLKADLETCLTQLQTDGEISHFIVGQLDSYSQFSIPQKLYGREIEVATLLEAFDRVSSGTTEMMLVSGYSGIGKSCLVHEVHKPIVRQRGYFISGKFDQFKRNIPYASLIQAFQELMRQLLTETDDQIAVWKSKLLEALGSNGQVIIDVIPEVERIIGSQSVVPQLGPSESQNRFNRVFQQFIHVFSQPEHPLVLFLDDLQWADLPSLKLIQLIMTDPDSQYLLLIGAYRDNEVSATHPLILTLEEIQNTGAIVNNIILRFLDIAHVSQLVADTLRSEISKAKPLAELVFNKTQGNPFFLTQTLKSLYQENLLSFDFEQGIWQWNIEVLLGISITDNVIELMVSQIQKLSQNTQNVLKLAACVGDKFSLDVLAIVNEKSQSETALDLWEALQAGLVLPLNQSYKIPLLFDQETSANLPGETLKVAYKFLHDRVQQASYSLIQDSHKKQTHLKIGELILKHTPETEIEENIFEIVNQLNVGSEFITQQAQKDRLASLNLIAGKKAKAAMAYEPTVKYLTTGLELLAEDSWETNYDLTLPLYTEATAAEFLNINFERAKLLSEVVLKHAKTVLGRVKVYELQVQFYIAQNQMQAALEVGLQALDMLGISLSKEPPRQMNPEELANLPEMTAVDRLAAMRLLMLIAPPIYFGAPAMFPQVPFTMIALSIQYGNSPLAPIGYGFYALILCGSPAGINSGYQFGQLAVKLLDRLEARSHKAQISTIFNAHIRHWKEHVKETFTPLLEGIQSGLETGNTDWAGYNSFYYCDHIFFAGQPLEGVYQKQVQHLDLMLKLKQEMHSAYIKVGIVIVLKLLDAPTENYRVDGEILNEEEILQKLIAANQATFVFAAYLAKTIRFYLFKDYEESVKNASSGEKYEEGVTGLMTGAEHSFYYSLALLAQYPEVSQSQQKNSLKQVVKNQKKMQQWAIHGPMNYQHKYELVEAEKARVLGKIDKAMQLYDRAIAGAREHGYIQEEALANELAAEFYIDQGREKFARVYLTDAHYGYIRWGAKAKVKDLEKRYPQLFRISKRETVSTDVTRIISSTGESASESLDLATVMKASQALSGEIVLGKLLAKLMIIMLENAGAQMGYLILENSGDLLIEASGTVDKTDVTVLQGIPVSTSQQLPISLINYVARTQENVVLSNATCDGIFATDTYIATHQPKSVLCTPLIYQAKLSGILYLENNLTIGAFTSDRLEVLQMLSSQAAISIDNARLYKDLKLANTNLEAKVQERTLELQEKNVHLQKAEETAQSANRAKSDFLANMSHELRTPLNGILGYAQILMRDKSLTNSQKDSVGIIHQCGDHLLNLINDILDLSKIEARKMELHPTDFHFPEFLEGIAEICRIRAEQKGICLIFEQITQLPTGVKADEKRLRQVLINLLGNAVKFTETGGVAFKVGDREGKIRFQVEDTGVGMAPEQLEEIFLPFQQVGSRDRKAEGTGLGLAITRQLVQMMGGEIQVKSSVGKGSVFFFDLDLPEVSQYADVVKEEKRTIQGFKGHKRKVIVADDRPENRSLLVKMLSPLGFEIVQAIDGQDCLNKASEWNPDCILMDLMMPQMSGLEATRRLRRSPELKNAIVIGTSASVFDFDINKSKEAGCNDFLPKPIRITELLEKLQIHLELEWIYEEGEPQVCQSNTEENSQQSLVAPPVEEVAALLNLAMKGDLKGIVERVAHLEELDVKYATFSSELRQLAKGFQVKKIRELLKNIGIN; this is translated from the coding sequence ATGATATCTGCTCTTCCCGGTTACAACTTTATTGAAGCCCTGCATGAAGGCGTCAATACCGTTATTTATCGTGCTTTCAAGCAGTCGGATCAAACCCTTGTGATTGTTAAAGCCCTCAAAGCGGAGTATCCCAGCCTCGAAGAGCTAACCCGACTAAGACATGAATATAAAATATTAAAACTTTTATTAGATATAGAAGGAATTGTTGAACCAATAGCTTTAGAAAATCATTATAACGGTCTAGCCCTAATTTTGGCAGATTTTGGTGCAGAATCTCTGAAAAAGTATATTAGCGATTGCCAATTATCATTAACCGAATTTCTCACAATAGCCATTCAGCTAGCATCCGCTCTCACTCAACTGCATCAAGCCAAGATTATTCATAAAGATATTAAACCTCATAATATCGTCATTAACCCAGAAACCGGGCAAGTTAAAATCATCGACTTCAGCATTGCATCGCGTTTAGAAAAAGAAAATCAAAGCATCAGCAATCCCAATTTACTAGAAGGCTCTCTCGCCTATATGTCACCGGAGCAAACTGGACGGATGAATCGGTCAATTGACTACCGTACCGACTTCTATTCTTTAGGCGTTACCTTTTATCAAATGCTAACAGGTTCCCTGCCCTTTAATGCCACTGACCCTCTGGAATTTGTTCATTGCCATATTGCAAAAACACCAATACCGCCTCAAGAGCTAAATCCAAAAATTCCCCCAGCGGTTTCTGACATTGTCATGAAATTGTTAGCTAAAACTGCTGAAGATAGATATCAAAGCTCTCTAGGACTAAAAGCTGATTTAGAAACCTGTCTCACTCAGTTGCAGACAGATGGAGAGATTTCCCACTTTATTGTCGGTCAGCTAGATTCATACAGCCAATTTTCCATCCCGCAAAAACTCTACGGACGGGAAATAGAAGTTGCTACTTTATTAGAAGCATTCGATCGCGTCAGTTCTGGTACTACGGAAATGATGCTAGTTTCTGGTTACTCAGGGATCGGTAAATCATGCTTAGTTCACGAAGTTCACAAACCAATTGTGCGCCAGAGGGGTTATTTTATCTCTGGTAAATTTGACCAGTTCAAGCGGAATATTCCTTATGCTTCCTTGATTCAAGCATTCCAGGAATTGATGCGCCAACTACTCACAGAAACCGATGACCAAATTGCCGTTTGGAAATCCAAACTTTTAGAAGCCCTCGGCTCTAACGGTCAAGTCATTATTGATGTTATTCCCGAAGTAGAACGAATTATTGGCTCGCAGTCAGTCGTTCCTCAATTAGGTCCATCAGAATCCCAAAACAGATTTAATCGGGTGTTTCAGCAATTCATTCATGTATTTAGCCAACCCGAACACCCCCTAGTTTTGTTTTTAGATGACTTACAGTGGGCAGATCTGCCTTCCCTCAAGCTGATCCAGCTCATTATGACCGATCCCGATAGTCAATATCTATTGCTGATTGGAGCATATCGAGATAACGAAGTCAGTGCAACTCATCCGTTAATCTTGACCTTGGAGGAGATTCAAAACACCGGAGCGATTGTGAATAACATCATCCTCAGGTTTTTGGATATCGCTCATGTCAGCCAGTTAGTCGCTGATACTCTTCGCAGTGAAATTTCCAAGGCAAAACCGCTGGCTGAGTTAGTTTTTAATAAAACCCAAGGCAACCCGTTTTTCTTAACTCAGACCCTCAAATCTCTTTATCAAGAAAACTTGTTGTCGTTTGACTTTGAGCAAGGTATTTGGCAATGGAACATTGAGGTTCTTCTAGGCATTAGTATAACTGATAATGTCATCGAATTGATGGTTAGTCAAATTCAAAAATTGTCACAAAATACGCAAAATGTTTTGAAGCTAGCTGCCTGCGTAGGGGACAAATTTAGTTTAGATGTACTGGCGATCGTCAATGAAAAATCTCAGTCAGAAACGGCATTAGATTTGTGGGAAGCACTGCAAGCAGGTCTAGTTCTGCCCCTGAACCAGTCTTATAAAATTCCACTGCTATTTGACCAGGAGACATCTGCAAATTTGCCAGGTGAGACCTTAAAAGTTGCCTACAAGTTTTTGCATGACCGGGTGCAGCAAGCGTCTTATTCTCTCATCCAAGATTCTCATAAAAAACAGACTCACCTAAAAATCGGTGAACTGATCCTGAAACATACCCCGGAAACAGAGATTGAAGAGAACATCTTTGAGATTGTCAACCAATTGAATGTTGGATCTGAATTTATCACCCAGCAGGCTCAAAAAGATCGACTGGCTTCCCTCAACCTAATTGCCGGTAAAAAAGCCAAGGCAGCGATGGCTTATGAACCGACAGTTAAGTATTTAACAACAGGGTTAGAACTCCTCGCAGAAGATAGCTGGGAAACTAACTATGATTTAACGTTGCCTCTGTATACCGAAGCGACGGCTGCAGAATTTTTAAACATCAACTTTGAGCGGGCAAAACTGCTATCTGAGGTGGTTTTGAAACACGCAAAAACTGTCCTCGGTCGAGTCAAGGTTTATGAACTACAGGTGCAGTTTTATATTGCTCAAAACCAGATGCAAGCTGCGTTAGAGGTTGGTCTGCAAGCTCTAGATATGCTGGGTATCTCGCTTTCTAAGGAACCCCCAAGGCAGATGAACCCTGAAGAGCTAGCTAATCTGCCAGAAATGACGGCGGTCGATCGGCTCGCAGCTATGCGGCTCTTAATGCTCATTGCCCCTCCTATTTATTTCGGGGCTCCAGCCATGTTTCCGCAAGTTCCCTTTACAATGATCGCTCTTTCTATTCAATATGGAAATTCACCACTTGCCCCTATTGGCTATGGATTTTATGCCTTGATATTGTGTGGTTCGCCCGCAGGAATTAATTCGGGATATCAATTTGGACAACTAGCTGTGAAGCTGCTCGATCGACTTGAAGCCCGCTCACACAAAGCTCAAATATCAACAATATTTAACGCTCACATCAGACACTGGAAAGAACACGTTAAGGAAACCTTTACCCCTTTGCTTGAGGGAATTCAAAGCGGTCTAGAAACAGGGAATACAGACTGGGCTGGCTACAATTCTTTCTACTATTGCGACCACATATTTTTTGCCGGTCAACCGCTAGAAGGGGTTTATCAGAAGCAGGTGCAACATCTTGATTTAATGCTGAAACTGAAACAAGAAATGCATAGTGCTTATATAAAAGTAGGGATAGTAATAGTATTAAAATTACTCGATGCACCGACAGAAAACTACCGGGTCGATGGCGAAATCTTGAACGAAGAAGAAATCCTACAAAAATTAATTGCTGCCAATCAAGCTACGTTTGTTTTTGCAGCTTATTTGGCAAAAACGATTCGTTTTTATTTATTTAAAGATTACGAAGAATCGGTAAAAAATGCCTCTTCAGGAGAAAAATATGAAGAAGGTGTAACCGGTTTAATGACTGGCGCTGAACACAGTTTTTACTATTCTCTAGCTCTCCTCGCTCAATATCCGGAAGTTTCTCAAAGCCAACAAAAAAACTCCTTGAAACAAGTGGTAAAAAATCAGAAAAAAATGCAGCAGTGGGCTATACATGGACCGATGAATTATCAACATAAGTATGAGTTAGTGGAGGCAGAGAAAGCGCGGGTATTGGGGAAAATTGACAAAGCGATGCAACTTTACGATCGCGCGATCGCAGGAGCTAGAGAACACGGATACATCCAGGAAGAAGCGCTAGCCAATGAACTAGCAGCTGAGTTCTATATCGATCAAGGAAGAGAGAAGTTTGCTAGAGTCTATCTGACCGATGCTCACTATGGCTATATTCGCTGGGGAGCGAAGGCAAAAGTCAAAGACTTGGAAAAAAGATATCCTCAACTATTTCGGATATCAAAGCGAGAAACTGTCAGTACGGACGTAACTCGGATAATTAGCTCTACAGGTGAAAGTGCTTCCGAATCGTTGGATTTAGCCACAGTTATGAAAGCATCTCAAGCTCTTTCTGGAGAAATAGTTTTGGGCAAGTTGCTAGCTAAATTAATGATAATTATGCTAGAAAATGCTGGCGCTCAAATGGGCTACTTAATTTTAGAAAACTCAGGAGATTTGCTAATAGAAGCATCAGGAACAGTAGACAAAACCGATGTAACTGTGCTACAAGGAATTCCAGTATCAACTAGTCAGCAGCTACCAATTTCCTTGATTAATTATGTAGCCCGAACCCAAGAAAATGTTGTCCTCAGCAATGCGACTTGTGATGGAATATTTGCCACAGATACATACATCGCCACTCATCAACCAAAATCTGTTTTATGTACCCCGCTCATCTATCAAGCAAAACTTAGTGGCATCCTTTATTTAGAAAACAATCTCACCATTGGCGCATTTACATCAGATCGCTTAGAAGTCTTACAGATGTTATCCTCTCAAGCGGCGATTTCCATTGATAATGCTCGTCTTTATAAAGACTTAAAATTAGCAAACACTAACTTAGAAGCCAAAGTACAAGAGCGAACTCTGGAGTTACAGGAAAAAAATGTGCATCTGCAAAAAGCTGAAGAAACTGCACAATCTGCTAACCGAGCTAAGAGTGATTTCCTTGCTAACATGAGCCATGAACTGAGAACACCGCTTAATGGCATTTTGGGTTACGCTCAAATCCTCATGCGAGACAAAAGTTTAACCAACTCACAAAAAGATAGTGTAGGTATTATTCATCAGTGTGGCGACCACCTCTTGAACCTGATCAATGACATTTTAGACCTCTCCAAAATTGAAGCGAGAAAAATGGAACTCCACCCAACGGATTTTCATTTTCCAGAATTTCTAGAAGGCATTGCCGAAATTTGCCGCATCCGCGCCGAACAAAAAGGTATTTGCTTAATTTTTGAACAGATTACTCAACTTCCTACAGGTGTCAAGGCTGATGAAAAACGGTTGCGACAAGTTTTGATTAACTTACTGGGTAATGCCGTTAAGTTTACTGAAACTGGAGGCGTGGCTTTTAAAGTCGGCGATCGCGAAGGGAAAATTCGGTTTCAGGTGGAAGATACAGGAGTTGGCATGGCACCAGAGCAATTAGAAGAGATATTTTTGCCGTTCCAACAGGTAGGCTCTCGCGATCGCAAAGCGGAAGGAACGGGATTGGGACTGGCAATTACCCGCCAATTAGTTCAGATGATGGGTGGTGAAATCCAGGTGAAGAGCAGCGTAGGAAAAGGAAGTGTTTTCTTCTTTGATTTAGATTTGCCTGAAGTTTCTCAATACGCTGATGTTGTCAAAGAAGAGAAACGAACTATTCAAGGTTTTAAAGGCCATAAGCGGAAGGTGATCGTGGCAGATGACAGACCAGAAAATCGCTCACTTTTAGTCAAGATGCTATCACCTTTAGGATTTGAAATTGTGCAAGCAATAGATGGTCAGGATTGCCTTAATAAGGCATCTGAATGGAATCCCGATTGTATCTTGATGGACTTGATGATGCCTCAAATGAGCGGCTTGGAAGCGACTCGTCGGCTGAGGCGATCGCCAGAACTCAAGAATGCGATCGTGATTGGTACTTCTGCCAGCGTTTTTGATTTCGATATTAACAAAAGTAAAGAGGCAGGTTGCAATGATTTTCTACCTAAGCCAATCCGGATAACAGAGCTTTTAGAAAAGTTACAGATACACTTAGAACTAGAATGGATTTATGAAGAGGGTGAACCTCAAGTCTGTCAAAGTAACACAGAAGAAAATTCTCAGCAATCACTGGTGGCTCCCCCAGTAGAAGAAGTTGCGGCTCTGTTGAATTTAGCAATGAAAGGCGATCTCAAAGGTATTGTAGAGCGAGTGGCCCACTTAGAAGAATTGGATGTTAAATATGCCACTTTTTCTTCAGAGTTGCGTCAATTAGCTAAAGGTTTTCAAGTTAAAAAAATTCGTGAACTTCTCAAAAATATAGGAATAAACTAA